The genomic DNA NNNNNNNNNNNNNNNNNNNNNNNNNCCTGGAGTAGTTTCAAGTGCAGAAGACAAAGATCCTTCACTTGTTTTGATGTTTCCAAGTAACAAAGCTCCTATGAAGAGGCTTAGCAAGTGTTTCATCATGGTCGGTTGATTTGGCTTTCTTGTATAGAAGGTTGAAACCAACGTGTTAGTAGGTTTTTTTAACttcagttttttgttgttttgtatgaAATTAAGTCTCAGTCCGCTGGTGCATATATACACATTgtatgaagaatgaagaagttTCTTGAAATATCTATTGGTAGAGTTTTGCAGGTATATTGGGATTGTTCTAGCATTTTAGCTATGTGACTTGTAGTAAGTTGTaaattgtaagttgtaactaatTATGTTATTACACGTTGGATTGGATGGTCTTTGAGGGCTTTTCTATCATGTTCCAGAGACTTCATGTAACAACTACGTACGTTGAGCCGAAACATAAGTTTTATTTGGACTAGCCCATGATATTATTAGTTTCTACGCATGCAGGCCTATTTATTACTAGCCCATAGCTGTAATTGGGACCAAAACTGTCTTTTTGATGAATTCAAAGATGAGAATGCTGATGAGTCTTTAGAGTTTTGGCTGCTGCATGGGAAAGGGATGGGTAAGAGTTGGAATGTGCCATGCTCTAGAGTTTTTTTGACCTCTATTGTCCTATGGCTAGTTACTTTAAAATTCACAGTCTTTATACATATTGTGGTCCTCCCATTATTTTTGGCTTGCCATGCTTGTGTCTTAAGAGAAGCTTGTCGTTATGTCTGCCAATTTATGTTTCAAAAGGAAGTAAACTAATAACAAAGCTTCTGAAAAAGATCTTGTCATGAAGATTTTGGtaggagaaaacatttattgatttaaatgcCACCCAAAAGTTGGCCTAACCCAAGCATGTGAACCTATTCAATCTTGTTCTCTTATTCCCTCTTGTTTAGATTCACTTCTTGTCCTACTTCTTTATTGATATTAAGACAcgttgttgctctgttttctttctttctatatttccaattttcaaGGATGAAGATACTATGCGAAGTGTGCGAGAAGGCTGAAGCAGAAGTACTTTGCTGTTCAGATGAAGCTGTTCTTTGCAAGCCATGTGACATTAAAGTTCATGAAGCTAATAAAATTTTCCAGAGGCATCACCGAGTCGCCTTGCAAAAAGATGCAGCCTCAGCCACCACAAGCTCTGGAGCTCCTCTATGTGATATATGCCAGGTTGGGTCGTACTTTCTCTTTTAACACTTCGCTGAGTTCTTTAACCGATCGCTAAACTTATATCTATGTTTGTAGGAGAGAAAAGGGTACTTCTTCTGCATAGAGGACAGAGCATTGCTGTGCAATGATTGTGATGGAGCCATTCACACTTGCAATTCTCACCAAAGATTCTTACTTCCTGGAGTCCAAGTTTCTGATCAGTCTTTAACTGAAAACTCCGGATGCAGCACTAGTTTTAGTTCTGAAACTTATCAGACTCACTCAAAAGCTTCTCTGAATAGTCAGTACTCTAATGAGGAAACTGAAGCCGGGAACTCAGCTGAGATAGACAAGAATCCTTCTGTAATCTTAAATCCTTAGAGATAGACAACATCATTGTNCTCAGCCACCACAAGCTCTGGAGCTCCTCTATGTGATATATGCCAGGTTGGGTCGTACTTTCTCTTTTAACACTTCGCTGAGTTCTTTAACCGATCGCTAAACTTATATCTATGTTTGTAGGAGAGAAAAGGGTACTTCTTCTGCATAGAGGACAGAGCATTGCTGTGCAATGATTGTGATGGAGCCATTCACACTTGCAATTCTCACCAAAGATTCTTACTTCCTGGAGTCCAAGTTTCTGATCAGTCTTTAACTGAAAACTCCGGATGCAGCACTAGTTTTAGTTCTGAAACTTATCAGACTCACTCAAAAGCTTCTCTGAATAGTCAGTACTCTAATGAGGAAACTGAAGCCGGGAACTCAGCTGAGATAGACAAGAATCCTTCTGTAATCTTAAATCCTTAGAGATAGACAACATCATTGTTCTGGTCCGGAGCCATTGAtgtctaataataaaaatttctgTAACGGATCAAGTCTACACACATACCttacatatgtattatattatttcttCACTGTTGTTCGGAGCTTGTACCACACGATTAGTTTATACACCACCGATAAACCTTATTAGCCTGACTCATTTCCTTTCTCGATGCACTGGTACGAGCACAAAGCTCGGAAGGTAGGTGTCGCAAGACATAAAGAAACGAGctagtaaatattttttcactaaaaaagCCTTTTCACTAACacctaaaagaaaaagtagtatgacttattttaaaatcaagtaTCTAAAACTTGAATAGATACATAATGCATAATTGATATGAGCCAAAGTTACTGTCTTCAAAATCATATCGCAGCCTTTGTTTAACgtaaagaacaagaaagactTTAACCAAAAGCTTCCCTTTAACCCAACTCTCTCTTTGAGGATTAGGTTAACTGTAGGagcttgatatatatattctcattaGCATTAGGTGTCCTTTTATAGACCCTAGTACAACCGACTAATCATAAATCAAAGCATAAAACTCCAAAGCTTAATCctaatttttaaaaggaaatattaaaaagaacCCATAATTAAACCAAGACACCTAAATCATAGCACGTATCAATAACTAAGGACTTGTTCTTCCCATAACTTAGgatatctatactagtatttttgcagcagtttttgctcaaaaatactttttggaaagtgtTTACATTTAAtacattgactttaatattagttaccaaaacttcaaaattaagtataggtaagatttaaaaaaataatgaaatctttctacctcattcaaacataaatatatgattccctttcaattttttatttgaatttatatttaaattattttgaattatactataatacatttagttgataaaaattgtgattttttcctgcatatgatgtaatacaaaattttaaaaacggacatatattagtcaatagatgaataaaaaaaatacgggtacaatatcccacatcgtctaaaaaaTCGGGCAATGGTTCAGAATCATACaataaaaaagaccaaaatgaCTCCGAATACAcatgagtagaaagcttgatttatcgggcattcaaactttaaaaacttttatttagtttattccgggtctttattttaaaattttttaaaatgttaaatatgaaaaatatt from Camelina sativa cultivar DH55 chromosome 2, Cs, whole genome shotgun sequence includes the following:
- the LOC104721172 gene encoding B-box zinc finger protein 23; its protein translation is MKILCEVCEKAEAEVLCCSDEAVLCKPCDIKVHEANKIFQRHHRVALQKDAASATTSSGAPLCDICQERKGYFFCIEDRALLCNDCDGAIHTCNSHQRFLLPGVQVSDQSLTENSGCSTSFSSETYQTHSKASLNSQYSNEETEAGNSAEIDKNPSVILNP